GCTTTTAGCATAAAGTTTATGTTACAATAAATAGGTTTATTAGatattaggtatttaaatatgtatgagcgtatataatataccttagaATATCTAGTTCTCCATAGAACTTTATCTTTTATGAAATTCAGTTAAAAGTTCGGAGCACAAATGTAGAAAAGATAAAAGAAAACTAACACTGGCAACAAAAATGTTATTTGCTTATTTGTTCAGACGAAACGTTCTCTGTAGTACAAATGATTCTCAAACACATTTTTGTTCGCAGGTACGAGTGAGCATCGCCTCGGAGCGAAACCTTTCTCACTTCAAAGTTACAAATTCTCCGGCGACATGGAGCCGCTCGAAGATGCGGAGATGTACGGAAACACCAATTACTCGTACGACGACAACGGAACTTTCAATTCCACGTACGAGAACTGTCCCAACTTGAATTTGCCCATTGTGTACATCGTGACACAAATTCTGTACGCCCTCGTGTGCGTCGTAGGACTGCTCGGGAACACGCTCGTAATATACGTCGTCCTTCGTTACTCCAAGATGCAGACTGTCACGAACATGTACATTGTGAACTTGGCCATCGCGGACGAGTGCTTCCTAATTGGAATACCGTTTCTTCTAGTCACTATGTCGGTCCGCTCGTGGCCTTTCGGGAGCTTCATGTGCAAGGCTTACATGATATCCACTGGAATAAACCAATTTACCAGCAGCATTTTCCTCTGCATCATGAGCGCAGATCGATACATTGCTGTGTGCCATCCGATAGCGGCGCCGCGTCTGCGAACTCCTTTCGTATCTCGCGTGGTATCTGCCGCTGCGTGGATCGCTTCAGCTTTGGTCATGACACCAATTTTCATGTACACGACTCTGATTGAATCTGGAAATGGATACACATGTAACATAGTGTGGCCAGAAAGGGAATTCAATAAAGGCCAGACTTCGTTTACTCTCTACTCCTTCGCTCTTGGATTCGCAGCACCGTTGACGCTGATTTTCATCTTCTACTGTCTTGTCATAAGGAAGTTAAAAACAGTCGGCCCGAAGAATAAATCTAAGGAAAAGAAGCGCTCGCATAGAAAAGTCACAAAGTTGGTGTTGACTGTAATAGCCGTTTACGTGCTGTGCTGGCTGCCTTACTGGGCTTTCCAAGTCGCCCTGATATACTCATACGAGTGTGCGAGTCGGATAACTATAACCGTGTTCCTCGTCGCCGCTTGCTTCAGCTACAGTAACTCGGCCATGAATCCCATTCTGTACGCTTTCTTGTCAGACAATTTCAAGAAGAGTTTTCTGAAGGCCTGTACTTGTGCTGCGGGGAAGGACGTCAATGCCACGTTGCATGTGGAGAATAGCGTGATTCCGAGGAAGAAGGGTGGCAGTGCAGCTAGAGCCCAATCCCGAGCCTTAGCTGAGGCCCGCGGGATGTCCACTCAGGGGGAACTAGTTGAAGGGTCCCGATCGGAAGCTTCTACGGCATTGACTTCTCGTTCGGTAGCTGCGAGCGAGCCGCTCCACATGGAAACCCGTCCGTCCTCCATGGCCACTCTCATAGCCCCCAACGGCTTGACCCACACGCGTCTCTGAGTGCGGGCCTCTCGCCGCAGCCGCGAGCCCGTGACCACAGTGATAGATGAGGACACTTTGATTGTTTCCATAGATTAGGATTACAAAGACTGGTTTAACTGACTAAACTACTTAACACCAAACTTGAGAATATCTGACAATTGCGCTAAATCAGTAAATCAGTAATACGCCTATcctatattcatcatcatcgtcatcaacatatcaacccattaccggcctactaaagGGGaccgggtctccttccacaatgagaataaatatattaaataaataaataaatcagaaatgagaaaattatggagaactctcaggcatgcaggtttcctcacgatgtttccttctccgttgaagcataaaaactcacataacttagaaaagttagagctttgtcctgggattagaactcggtcctcgaaagtgaattcgaagtcgTACCCACAGAATTATCACCGCGTAATTCTGTACTAacagtttttaatatattgtcatTCTTGTACCATTATGCACATTTCATAAGAATAGAACTAATTGTAGAACTGACAattcatgaaaataatattgtcaTTGCAGTTGTTGTTGAAGGATATGGTACCTTCTCTTGCTTGCCTATATTAGAATCGAAAGTTTGGTGTTAGGGCTACTGACGCATCTGACAGCTGTGAGAGACATGAGCCCTGTCTCCCCATCTGTCAGACCGAATAGTATCTAAAATATTAACCTAAATAATTGCATGCTTGTAATATAACTTATGTTAGAACAAAATTCAATGTAATTTGTGGACCTGAGTATACGAGTACAAGTTCCTGGTAGGAAACTGTTGAATGATGATTTAATtcgattaattaatataatatttattgtagaGATGGACTAATTACTTAGCAATCGCATTTATTATTAGCTTGCGAAATATTATTTagcatttaagaaaattaaatgtattgtgaatttttgtgatggcgataaataatcGCTTCGTTAATTAGTAAGAGCATGTGCAGCGTTTAATGCGCTGTCCTTCACATCCATGAGAATACTAACTTAAATTGCTAAATTATGTTGTGTATATAGTATTcatgtgaaaataaatttatatttttttgtgtctaGCAAATAGCATAACCCAATAATTACCATTTTTATGTCTTAGTGTTCGCAGGCTAATGAAATTAACGTAAATAGCATTATTTACCATCGCTATTGTATTGTATAAAGTACATTGTTCGGTTGGTGTTGTTGGTTGAAGGACGTCATTGTTGGCCTAGGGTTGTAACAAAGAATTTATTAACGTTTAGGTATTAATCGTATATCTTTACGTGTCGCGAGGCGAatagtttatttgtatacttaatgtttattgtaaaaatgtacATATCGTGTAAATATTTCACACTATTGTCATAATGTCaaagttacaattaaaattgaattcgTGACAAGTCTTGTGTTTCATTTGAATCCTTCTCTTTAGCCTTATCAGAATCATTTTAAGATGCAACGCTTAAGTTAAGCACTGTAATAGACAGTACAATAAACCAGTTTATAAATAGACCGGTAAGATAAAAGGTACAGTTTGGCGGCTTTATTTTACATAGCAATCTTTTCCAGGCAATCAATAACAAAGTGCATACAATAATTTTGTATAGTCTAATATAAACACTCTTACGAGAACTGTCATAGTTGACGTCATAAAGAAAAAGAGCAGAAGTGTCTAGCTTTTAGGAAATCTGAGctaaattttcaaacattatctttaaataataaataaatacttccaCACGGACTTAGTGATGTTGCTTTACGATTTTCGTCAACGAGGTTGTATCCCGAGATCCCGTAGGTCCTAACATGTGCCCAACGAGATAATTAGTATACCAGTTTCTTGACTTGTCTTGTACAAATAAGACTAGAAAATGGTTGAGAGAATTTATGTCTAGGGGAATATATTAATTGTACAATTTCCGAATTGGGCTATAATTGGTCCCCTCAGAAAAAATGTTAGCCTTCCCATCGCATGTAGAGTCCTGTCATCACCAAAATGCTTTATTCAAACCAGAAGACCGCATTCCAATAACGTGGTAAGTAAGTATGTATGCTATGATGAGGCCTTCCCAACAGTGGGATACACGTGGGCTGAAGATGATAAACCTGCGCCATGTAACTGTGGACAGGTCGGCTTTCAACTTTTTTCAAGAAAATCGCTTAAAAATATAACGGGTATTAATTAAGCTGGACATAAAATACCTACATTATGCCTCCGCCATAGccattctaatattatgaatgcgaaactAGGTGGACTCGGATTCGATCCACGTCCAAAtttggaaattcataatttctgaatattcttttATCTGGTCTTGTGTCTGGTTGTGTCTAGTTAAGACTTCGTGATCTTGGAGACGGACACAGCACACTTTTTAGACCAGGAAAATAGACAATTTTCACTGCtcacgctcaccactgcgcctccttgtattatatgtttgtttgtctttccttcacgcctCACTCATAATATTCAgaatattcagaatattggtaagggtacagaattgacaaaataaaatatgataataataataatcatttatggcaaaatacacgtcaataaggtttCACCTATTGGTTTAgggtacagtgtattgccaattaattgatgtcaaaagtaaaataaataatagtaattataaaacttagtcAGATTAATGAATTGTCACATTAATTAAtagcgattaaaatattattatgaaatataacatttaaactaTTATACGCATTGGAAACAGGCAGgctgatcataaataaaaaatgtgatcaagttattatttaaatagtaattgtaaaaataaaatattttagagcTAAGCCATTCATATCATTTTCTCTTGAATGGCGCGAATGGTAATAATGTTATttggtatattataatatacgttGATTTACCTACCAGTAAAGTTTTTTCATAAACAGCACTGTTCGAGGATGGTGTATTAAGACCAACCTATTTGGATTTCTTGTACTTCCAGGATACACATTATGAGTTTTAGGAAACAGAAGAGGATGCTTTTTAACAAAGGcacaagtattaaaaatataaaggcaCGGGAGCGTTAAcaaattaagcaaccaatcaactttattttaggCAAATAGTTAGTTGACAagacggagagtagcataggcttTTTGTCCTGGAAAAACCACCAAATTCCAAATGGTGGTTCACAGTAACATTCGTATTTTTGCATgaaaaattttctttataaacgCCCTCACTCGTTGTTCTTGCACATCCGAatgttggctggtagaaaatgctttagcattaagtccgccttttggAAACTGTTGTGCAATTaagtgaattaataaaaataaattaaattgcaatCGAATTGCTTTTTTGGCATATAAGTCCtggaaatttatgttttttctgTAGCACCGCGGGGCACAGTTAGTTGCTTTGTTATATTCACGAATGTAAATATTCACGAAATATCTCGTTATTAACTGTGTAATAAAGAACTCTGTTTATTtctatacctattttttttctactagattttttttttttgtaaagtttgCTGAATACGTAGAGATGCTATTGCTAACCTAAATCACGAGAACAGGCTCATTGTGATTGACCATAACGGGTCACATATTAGGGGACACTGACTTGTGGAATGTTCGGAAAATATTGGCTTTGCATCAATCATGAAATGACACGTAGTGGATCGGCGGGAGTCAAGGGGGAGGAAATGAAGTGGGGGGCACGAATGACTTGGGCGAAAACGCAAATATATTGACGTAGACTATATAAGACTGGACTCAGCCAAATAGCCGTAGTAATACGATTCAATTGGGACAGTTTATATTACAATTCTATATTAGAATTTTGCATCTTACCTACTtactaatattcaaattatCTGACTAGATGCATATTCCTATAACGATTCTTATTTCTTTCTATTATTGGGAAGTGAAGGTGAACAATAATTCGCTAAAAATTAAAGGAGGTTTCTCAATGTGCAGTCTTAAAGGAGCTTGCAATAAACTTAGCAGGGTTTTTTTTTCGTGTAGGTATTGGCCTAGGTATGCGTGAATAAAGTACACGCGGCTGCTGCACTTCTAACAAGAATAAAACTTCAAGCATAAAATAGTACGACTTTTTCGGTACGTCGGGACAATATCACCAAAaagtctaaggtggtaacgggctagcattttaggggtatggcatttatattaaacccgtataCCTCTAATCTATTTCTACGccacatcacaccggaacactgaatc
The Pararge aegeria chromosome 6, ilParAegt1.1, whole genome shotgun sequence genome window above contains:
- the LOC120624512 gene encoding somatostatin receptor type 5 codes for the protein MEPLEDAEMYGNTNYSYDDNGTFNSTYENCPNLNLPIVYIVTQILYALVCVVGLLGNTLVIYVVLRYSKMQTVTNMYIVNLAIADECFLIGIPFLLVTMSVRSWPFGSFMCKAYMISTGINQFTSSIFLCIMSADRYIAVCHPIAAPRLRTPFVSRVVSAAAWIASALVMTPIFMYTTLIESGNGYTCNIVWPEREFNKGQTSFTLYSFALGFAAPLTLIFIFYCLVIRKLKTVGPKNKSKEKKRSHRKVTKLVLTVIAVYVLCWLPYWAFQVALIYSYECASRITITVFLVAACFSYSNSAMNPILYAFLSDNFKKSFLKACTCAAGKDVNATLHVENSVIPRKKGGSAARAQSRALAEARGMSTQGELVEGSRSEASTALTSRSVAASEPLHMETRPSSMATLIAPNGLTHTRL